The proteins below come from a single Geobacillus thermoleovorans genomic window:
- a CDS encoding 2-oxoglutarate dehydrogenase E1 component, whose amino-acid sequence MAKQTNYAQPWSQFYGPNLGYVIEMYEQYLDDPNSIDPELKQLFEQWGAPVLEEPVSPADDETAKTHQTFRLPETPTIFSKLVAAVKLADSIRHYGHLAADTNPLVKKEKKLRRLELDEYDLTEEDLKRIPVAFLCPHAPAHVKNGWDAILHLRKIYTDKIAFEFSQVHNLEERNWLIQQIESGAYYPSLANKERVALLRRLTEVEGFEKFIHRTYVGQKRFSIEGLDSMVPLLDELVRQAIEHEIDAVNIGMAHRGRLNVLAHVLGKPYEMIFAEFQHAESKNFIPSEGAVAITYGWTGDVKYHLGAARRLRNKSAHTMRITLANNPSHLEVVNPVVLGYTRAAQEDRTKPGVPEQKTDASFAILIHGDAAFPGQGIVAETFNLSQLRGYTTGGTIHIIANNMIGFTTESYDSRSTTYASDMAKGFEVPIVHVNADDPEACLAAACLAFAYRQRFKKDFVIDLIGYRRFGHNEMDEPMATNPTMYAIINQHPTVRKLYAQKLMEKGIITEREVDEMEQEVAERLKIAYERVPKNEDELDFIMDPPKPVVDRLPAVKTGVAKDVLHRVNEELLQFPDGFNVFNKLERILKRRSGVFAQNGKVDWAHAEILAFATILQDGVPIRLTGQDSQRGTFAQRHLVLHDVKTGEEYVPLHHISGAKASFVVYNSPLTEAAVLGYEYGYNVYAPETLVLWEAQFGDFANMAQVMFDQFISSGRAKWGQKSGLVMLLPHGYEGQGPEHSSGRVERFLQLAAENNWTVANLSTAAQYFHILRRQAALLTREEVRPLIIMTPKSLLRHPLAASDAEAFVDGAFSPVLEQPGLGADAGKVERIVFGTGKLMIDLAEQIGKMEGLDWLHIVRIEELYPFPEEAVKDIIARYPNVKELVWVQEEPKNMGAWLYMEPRLRALAPEGVDVSYIGRRRRASPAEGDPVVHRKEQERIIRCALTKHE is encoded by the coding sequence ATGGCAAAACAGACGAACTACGCTCAACCGTGGAGCCAGTTTTACGGGCCGAACCTCGGTTATGTCATCGAAATGTACGAACAGTATCTCGATGACCCTAACAGCATCGACCCGGAACTGAAACAATTGTTCGAACAGTGGGGGGCGCCGGTCTTGGAAGAACCGGTTTCTCCTGCGGATGACGAAACAGCCAAAACGCATCAAACGTTCCGGCTGCCGGAGACGCCGACGATTTTCAGCAAGCTTGTCGCTGCCGTCAAGCTGGCGGACAGCATTCGCCATTACGGCCATCTGGCTGCTGATACGAATCCGCTTGTCAAAAAGGAGAAAAAGCTGCGCCGCTTGGAGCTTGACGAATACGATTTAACGGAAGAGGATTTAAAGCGCATTCCGGTCGCGTTTCTTTGTCCCCACGCTCCGGCGCATGTCAAAAACGGCTGGGACGCCATCTTGCATTTGCGCAAAATTTACACGGACAAAATCGCGTTCGAATTCTCGCAAGTACATAATCTTGAAGAGAGGAACTGGCTCATTCAGCAAATCGAGTCCGGAGCGTATTACCCGAGCTTGGCGAACAAAGAGCGGGTCGCTTTGTTGCGCCGCCTGACGGAAGTGGAAGGGTTTGAAAAGTTCATCCACCGGACGTATGTCGGGCAAAAACGGTTTTCGATCGAAGGGCTTGATTCCATGGTGCCGCTTTTGGATGAGCTCGTCCGCCAAGCGATCGAACATGAAATCGACGCTGTCAACATCGGCATGGCGCACCGCGGCCGGTTGAACGTGCTGGCTCACGTGCTCGGCAAGCCGTACGAAATGATTTTTGCCGAGTTTCAGCATGCAGAGAGCAAAAACTTTATTCCATCTGAAGGAGCGGTGGCCATCACCTACGGCTGGACGGGCGACGTGAAATACCATTTGGGGGCGGCGCGCCGCCTTCGCAATAAAAGCGCGCATACGATGCGGATTACGCTCGCCAACAACCCGAGCCACCTTGAAGTGGTCAACCCGGTTGTGCTTGGCTACACGCGCGCCGCGCAAGAGGATCGGACGAAACCGGGCGTGCCGGAACAAAAGACAGATGCTTCTTTTGCCATTTTAATTCATGGCGACGCCGCTTTCCCGGGGCAAGGCATTGTCGCCGAGACGTTCAACTTAAGCCAGCTGCGCGGTTATACGACCGGCGGGACGATCCATATCATCGCCAACAACATGATTGGCTTTACGACGGAAAGCTACGATTCACGCTCGACGACGTATGCTTCCGATATGGCGAAAGGGTTTGAGGTGCCGATTGTGCACGTCAATGCCGACGATCCGGAGGCTTGTTTGGCGGCCGCATGCTTGGCGTTTGCCTACCGCCAGCGGTTTAAAAAAGACTTTGTCATTGACCTAATCGGTTACCGCCGTTTCGGTCATAATGAAATGGATGAACCGATGGCGACGAATCCGACGATGTACGCGATCATCAACCAACATCCGACTGTGCGCAAGCTGTATGCGCAAAAATTGATGGAAAAAGGGATCATCACCGAGCGGGAAGTCGACGAAATGGAGCAAGAGGTGGCCGAACGGCTGAAAATCGCCTACGAACGGGTGCCGAAAAACGAAGACGAGCTCGATTTCATCATGGATCCGCCCAAACCGGTCGTCGATCGGCTGCCGGCAGTGAAAACGGGCGTGGCGAAAGACGTGCTCCATCGTGTGAATGAAGAATTGCTGCAGTTTCCGGACGGATTCAACGTCTTTAACAAGCTTGAGCGCATTTTAAAACGGCGAAGCGGCGTGTTTGCGCAAAACGGCAAAGTCGATTGGGCGCACGCGGAAATTTTAGCGTTTGCCACGATTTTGCAAGACGGCGTGCCGATCCGCTTGACCGGGCAAGATTCGCAGCGCGGCACGTTTGCGCAGCGCCATTTGGTGCTCCATGACGTGAAAACCGGAGAAGAGTATGTGCCGCTTCACCACATCAGCGGCGCCAAAGCGTCGTTTGTCGTGTACAACAGCCCGCTGACGGAAGCCGCCGTGCTCGGCTATGAATACGGCTACAACGTTTACGCGCCGGAGACGCTCGTGCTTTGGGAAGCGCAATTTGGCGACTTCGCCAACATGGCGCAAGTGATGTTTGATCAATTCATTTCATCCGGCCGGGCGAAATGGGGGCAAAAATCCGGGCTTGTCATGCTATTGCCGCACGGCTACGAAGGGCAAGGCCCTGAACATTCAAGCGGCCGCGTCGAGCGCTTTTTGCAGCTGGCGGCGGAAAACAACTGGACGGTTGCCAACTTATCGACGGCCGCGCAATATTTCCATATTTTGCGGCGGCAGGCGGCGCTGTTGACAAGAGAAGAAGTGCGTCCGCTCATCATTATGACGCCAAAAAGCTTGCTCCGCCATCCGCTGGCAGCGTCCGATGCGGAAGCGTTCGTTGACGGCGCGTTCTCGCCGGTGCTCGAACAGCCGGGATTGGGCGCTGACGCTGGCAAAGTGGAACGCATCGTGTTTGGCACCGGAAAATTGATGATCGATTTGGCGGAACAAATCGGCAAAATGGAAGGTCTTGACTGGCTGCATATCGTGCGCATTGAAGAGCTGTATCCGTTCCCGGAAGAAGCGGTGAAAGACATCATCGCCCGCTATCCGAACGTTAAAGAACTCGTCTGGGTGCAAGAAGAACCGAAAAACATGGGGGCATGGCTGTATATGGAACCGCGCCTGCGGGCGTTGGCTCCAGAGGGTGTCGATGTCAGCTACATTGGGCGGCGCCGGCGGGCCAGCCCGGCGGAAGGCGATCCGGTCGTCCACCGAAAAGAGCAAGAGCGCATCATCCGCTGTGCATTGACGAAGCATGAATGA
- the odhB gene encoding 2-oxoglutarate dehydrogenase complex dihydrolipoyllysine-residue succinyltransferase, which translates to MAEIKVPELAESITEGTIAQWLKKPGDYVEKGESICELETDKVNVEIMAEESGVLQQLLANEGDTVAVGQAIAIIGEGAAAPTAALQAAPQPADETETVAPADSNEQPAPQPVAAAQAPGQRPIASPAARKMAREKGIDLTQVPTVDPLGRVRKQDVASFAAQPAAAPQPAPQAAPTSTPAAVPAAEAGKPVIREKMSRRRQTIAKRLLEVTQTTAMLTTFNEIDMSAVIDLRKRKKDKFFEEHDVRLGFMSFFVKAAVAALKKYPYVNAEIQGDEILLKKYYDIGVAVSTDEGLVVPVVRDCDRKNFAEIERDIAELAAKARSNKLSLADLQGGTFTITNGGVFGSLLSTPLLNGPQVGILGMHSIKLRPVAVDEERIENRPMMYVALSYDHRIIDGKEAVGFLKTVKDLIENPEDLLLES; encoded by the coding sequence GTGGCTGAGATCAAAGTCCCAGAGTTAGCAGAATCCATCACGGAGGGAACGATCGCCCAATGGCTGAAAAAACCGGGCGACTACGTGGAAAAAGGAGAATCGATTTGCGAGCTTGAAACGGATAAAGTGAACGTGGAAATTATGGCGGAAGAGTCGGGTGTTTTGCAGCAGCTGCTGGCCAATGAAGGCGATACGGTTGCGGTTGGCCAAGCGATCGCCATTATCGGCGAAGGAGCGGCAGCACCGACTGCCGCTTTGCAAGCTGCTCCGCAGCCAGCCGATGAAACGGAAACGGTCGCGCCGGCCGACAGCAATGAACAGCCAGCGCCGCAGCCAGTCGCGGCCGCCCAAGCTCCGGGCCAACGACCGATCGCCTCGCCGGCCGCTCGAAAGATGGCGCGCGAAAAAGGAATTGATTTGACGCAAGTGCCGACCGTTGATCCGCTTGGGCGCGTGCGCAAACAAGACGTCGCCTCGTTTGCCGCACAACCGGCCGCCGCCCCGCAGCCGGCTCCGCAAGCCGCGCCGACGTCGACGCCGGCCGCCGTTCCAGCCGCTGAGGCCGGCAAGCCGGTCATCCGCGAAAAAATGTCGCGCCGTCGGCAAACGATCGCCAAACGGCTGCTTGAAGTGACACAAACGACCGCGATGTTGACGACGTTCAACGAAATTGACATGTCGGCGGTCATCGATCTGCGCAAGCGGAAAAAAGATAAATTTTTCGAAGAGCATGACGTCCGCCTTGGCTTTATGTCATTTTTCGTCAAAGCGGCTGTCGCCGCGCTGAAAAAATATCCGTACGTCAACGCGGAGATCCAAGGCGATGAGATTTTGCTGAAAAAATATTACGATATCGGCGTCGCCGTGTCGACGGACGAAGGGCTTGTCGTTCCGGTTGTGCGCGACTGCGACCGGAAAAACTTCGCTGAAATTGAGCGCGACATTGCCGAATTGGCAGCGAAAGCGCGCAGCAACAAGTTGTCGCTTGCCGATTTGCAAGGCGGTACGTTTACGATCACGAACGGCGGTGTGTTCGGTTCGCTTCTGTCGACCCCGCTTCTCAACGGGCCGCAAGTCGGCATTTTAGGGATGCATTCGATCAAACTGCGTCCGGTCGCCGTCGATGAAGAGCGGATCGAAAACCGTCCCATGATGTACGTCGCCTTGTCATACGACCACCGCATCATCGATGGCAAAGAGGCCGTAGGGTTCTTAAAAACGGTGAAAGACTTGATCGAAAATCCGGAAGATTTGCTGCTTGAAAGCTGA
- a CDS encoding SDR family oxidoreductase, protein MELGLAGKTALVAASSQGLGKAIARALVLEGTNVMITSRNEEKLHEVAEELNSLHKGRVAYTRTDVTNADDIRQLVAKTVETFGTIDLLVNNAGGPPAGTFETVSDEDWQYAFELNLLSYIRLIREALPYLKKKGGKIVNIASSSIKEPIPGLILSNTFRTGIVGLTKTLAVELAPDGILINTVAPGRIATERVAFLDKVNAEKLGITKEEMEARMKSAIPLGRYGTPEEFANVVVFLLSEANSYVTGQALIVDGGMVKAI, encoded by the coding sequence ATGGAACTTGGATTGGCGGGAAAAACGGCGCTTGTCGCTGCCTCGAGCCAAGGGCTTGGCAAGGCGATTGCGCGAGCGCTTGTGCTTGAAGGAACAAACGTGATGATCACGAGCCGAAACGAAGAAAAGTTGCACGAAGTGGCGGAAGAATTGAACAGTTTACATAAGGGACGCGTCGCTTATACGCGCACAGATGTCACCAACGCCGACGACATTCGCCAGCTTGTCGCCAAAACGGTCGAGACGTTTGGGACGATCGATTTGCTCGTCAACAACGCCGGCGGCCCTCCGGCGGGAACGTTTGAAACGGTGAGCGACGAAGACTGGCAATATGCGTTTGAGCTCAATTTGTTAAGCTATATTCGCCTCATTCGCGAAGCGCTCCCTTACTTAAAGAAAAAGGGAGGAAAAATTGTCAACATCGCCTCATCATCGATTAAAGAGCCGATTCCGGGGCTTATTTTATCCAACACGTTCCGCACTGGCATCGTTGGGCTGACGAAAACGCTTGCTGTTGAGCTGGCTCCGGATGGCATTTTAATCAATACGGTGGCTCCTGGTCGGATCGCGACGGAGCGCGTCGCCTTTTTGGACAAAGTGAATGCCGAGAAACTCGGCATTACGAAAGAAGAAATGGAAGCGCGCATGAAAAGCGCCATTCCGCTCGGCCGCTACGGAACCCCTGAAGAGTTTGCCAATGTCGTCGTCTTCTTGCTGTCCGAAGCGAATTCGTACGTTACTGGTCAAGCGCTCATTGTCGATGGCGGCATGGTGAAGGCGATTTAA
- a CDS encoding acyl-CoA dehydrogenase, which yields MDFSYSPKVKELIKKLSAFMEDYIYPNERVYEEQLNTQESRWSGVPPIIEELKEKAKKEGLWNLFLPDSEYGAGLTNVEYAPLCEIMGRSLIAPEVFNCNAPDTGNMEVLVRYGTEEQKKKWLIPLLNGEIRSCFSMTEPDVASSDATNIRASIVRDGDEYVITGRKWWSSGAGDPRCKVAIVMGKTNPDAPKHEQQSMIIVPLDTPGVKIERMLPVFGFDHAPHGHAEITYDHVRVPKENIIWGEGKGFAIAQGRLGPGRIHHCMRLIGAAERALELMCRRVQSRVAFGKPLAEHGVIREWIAQSRIEIEQARLLTLKAAYMMDTVGNKAARKEIAMIKVVAPNVALKVIDRAIQAFGAAGVSNDFPLAAMWANSRTLRLADGPDEVHKEQVAKLELRQYQQ from the coding sequence ATGGACTTTTCTTATTCACCAAAAGTGAAAGAGTTGATCAAAAAATTAAGCGCTTTCATGGAGGATTACATTTATCCGAACGAGAGGGTGTATGAGGAGCAGCTGAACACACAAGAGTCGAGATGGTCGGGCGTGCCGCCGATCATCGAAGAATTGAAGGAAAAGGCGAAAAAAGAAGGGCTTTGGAATTTGTTTTTGCCAGACAGCGAATACGGCGCGGGATTAACGAATGTGGAGTACGCGCCGCTTTGCGAAATAATGGGCCGCTCGCTCATCGCCCCGGAAGTGTTCAACTGCAATGCGCCCGATACGGGCAATATGGAAGTGCTCGTCCGCTATGGCACAGAGGAGCAAAAGAAAAAGTGGCTCATCCCGCTCTTGAACGGAGAAATCCGCTCGTGCTTTTCGATGACGGAGCCGGATGTCGCGTCGAGCGATGCGACGAACATTCGCGCTTCGATCGTTCGCGACGGCGATGAGTATGTCATCACCGGACGGAAATGGTGGTCGTCTGGCGCCGGCGACCCGCGCTGCAAAGTCGCCATCGTGATGGGAAAAACGAACCCCGATGCGCCAAAACATGAGCAACAGTCGATGATCATCGTTCCGCTTGATACGCCGGGCGTGAAAATCGAACGGATGCTGCCGGTGTTCGGCTTTGACCATGCGCCGCACGGGCATGCCGAAATTACGTATGACCATGTGCGCGTGCCGAAAGAAAACATCATTTGGGGCGAAGGAAAAGGGTTCGCCATCGCTCAAGGCCGGCTTGGCCCGGGACGGATCCACCATTGCATGCGCCTCATCGGAGCGGCGGAGCGAGCGCTTGAACTCATGTGCCGGCGCGTACAGTCGCGGGTGGCGTTCGGCAAGCCGCTCGCTGAACACGGCGTCATCCGCGAGTGGATCGCCCAGTCGCGCATTGAGATCGAGCAGGCGCGCTTGCTGACGCTAAAGGCGGCGTACATGATGGATACGGTCGGCAACAAAGCGGCGCGCAAAGAAATTGCGATGATTAAAGTGGTGGCGCCCAATGTCGCTTTGAAGGTCATCGACCGTGCCATTCAGGCGTTTGGCGCCGCTGGGGTGAGCAACGATTTTCCGCTTGCCGCCATGTGGGCGAACTCGCGCACGCTCCGTCTGGCCGATGGGCCGGACGAAGTGCATAAAGAGCAAGTTGCCAAGCTTGAATTGCGGCAATATCAACAATAA
- a CDS encoding SDR family oxidoreductase translates to MHVLDLFKIEGKTAIVTGGGRGLGEQIAVGLAEAGANVVVCSRKVEACEQVKEKLEQLGVRSLALRCDVTNPEEVKHVVETTVKEFGGIDILVNNSGATWGAPVEEMPLEAWQKVINVNVTGTFLMSQAVGKVMIAKQTGGSIINIASVAGLGGTHPDILNTIGYNTSKGAVITFTRDLAAKWGKHGIRVNAVAPGFFPTKMSKVVLERVGKKVLEHTPLGRFGGEDDLKGAVLFLASPASAFVTGALLVVDGGSHATGI, encoded by the coding sequence ATGCATGTGTTGGACTTATTTAAAATCGAGGGGAAAACCGCCATTGTCACTGGCGGTGGGCGCGGGCTCGGCGAGCAAATTGCCGTCGGTCTTGCCGAAGCCGGGGCGAACGTCGTCGTTTGTTCGCGGAAAGTGGAAGCGTGCGAGCAAGTGAAAGAAAAGCTTGAACAGCTCGGCGTCCGTTCGCTGGCGCTGCGGTGCGATGTGACGAATCCGGAGGAGGTCAAACATGTCGTCGAAACGACCGTCAAAGAGTTTGGCGGCATCGACATTTTAGTCAACAACAGCGGAGCGACGTGGGGAGCGCCGGTCGAGGAAATGCCGCTTGAGGCATGGCAAAAGGTGATCAACGTCAACGTTACCGGCACGTTTCTCATGAGCCAGGCGGTCGGCAAGGTGATGATCGCCAAACAAACCGGCGGTTCCATCATCAATATCGCTTCCGTCGCTGGCCTTGGCGGCACGCACCCGGACATTTTAAATACGATCGGCTACAACACGAGCAAAGGGGCGGTTATTACGTTTACGAGGGACCTAGCAGCCAAATGGGGGAAGCACGGCATTCGCGTCAACGCGGTGGCGCCGGGCTTTTTCCCGACGAAAATGTCAAAAGTCGTTCTTGAACGCGTTGGGAAAAAAGTGCTCGAGCATACGCCGCTCGGCCGCTTTGGCGGCGAAGATGACTTGAAAGGGGCCGTCTTGTTTCTCGCTTCCCCGGCGTCCGCCTTTGTCACGGGCGCGCTCCTCGTCGTTGACGGCGGCAGCCATGCGACCGGCATTTAA
- a CDS encoding long-chain-fatty-acid--CoA ligase, whose product MSEKRALSLYPEHISFYMDIPDKTVCDVLHERAAEFGSQPALTFYDKTITYAELEAAVNRFTSSLQALGVQKGDRVAIMLPNCPQYVIAYYGILQAGAIVTQVNPMLVERELAYLLKDSGAETIVIYEPLYPRLAAVRGETAVKQAITVSFGAPPSVSLAEGDVTFDEFLAAGSGAVRPVSIESTHDVAVLQYTGGTTGRSKGAMLTHRNIFANVLQCAEFFKGTFEFGKERYLTVIPLFHVFAMTSGMNLAIYQGAENILLPRFELKEVLETIRGKQPTVFPGVPTMYVAITNTPGVEQYGISSIKTCNSGSAPMPLELMRDFEAKTGAVILEGYGLSEASPVTHCNPPFAARKPGTVGIGMPLTEYKVVDVATGTQELPPGEVGELIIRGPQVMKGYWNMPEETAAALRDGWLYTGDLASIDEEGYVTIVDRKKDLIIAGGYNIYPREIEEVLYEHPAVKEAAAVGVPDPYRGETVKAIIVLKDGMQASEEEILAHCRKNLAAYKVPRIVEFRAELPKTNVGKILRRALREEASHSQ is encoded by the coding sequence ATGAGCGAAAAACGGGCGTTGTCTCTTTATCCGGAACACATTTCGTTCTATATGGATATTCCCGACAAAACGGTATGCGATGTACTGCATGAACGAGCGGCGGAATTCGGCTCCCAGCCGGCGCTGACATTTTACGACAAGACGATCACCTATGCCGAGCTTGAGGCGGCGGTCAACCGTTTCACCTCAAGCCTGCAGGCGCTTGGGGTGCAAAAAGGCGACCGCGTCGCGATTATGCTGCCGAACTGCCCGCAGTATGTCATCGCTTACTACGGCATTTTGCAGGCGGGCGCGATCGTCACACAAGTGAACCCGATGCTTGTTGAGCGCGAACTTGCCTATTTGCTCAAAGACTCCGGCGCCGAGACGATCGTCATTTATGAACCGCTTTATCCGCGCCTTGCCGCCGTCAGAGGGGAGACAGCCGTCAAACAAGCGATCACTGTCAGCTTCGGAGCGCCGCCATCCGTTTCGCTGGCTGAAGGAGATGTCACGTTTGACGAATTTCTTGCTGCAGGAAGCGGAGCTGTGCGCCCGGTGTCGATCGAATCAACGCATGACGTCGCTGTGTTGCAATATACTGGCGGGACGACAGGGCGCTCAAAAGGGGCGATGCTCACCCATCGCAACATTTTCGCCAACGTCTTGCAATGCGCCGAATTTTTCAAAGGGACATTTGAGTTCGGGAAAGAGCGATATTTAACTGTCATCCCGTTGTTCCACGTGTTCGCGATGACGTCGGGAATGAACTTGGCCATTTACCAAGGAGCGGAAAACATTTTGCTGCCGCGCTTTGAGCTGAAAGAAGTGTTGGAGACGATTCGCGGCAAGCAGCCGACCGTGTTTCCAGGCGTGCCGACGATGTATGTCGCTATTACAAATACTCCTGGAGTCGAGCAATACGGCATCAGTAGCATTAAAACGTGCAACAGCGGCAGCGCGCCGATGCCGCTTGAATTGATGCGCGATTTCGAAGCGAAAACGGGAGCGGTTATCCTTGAAGGATACGGCTTGTCCGAAGCCTCGCCAGTGACGCATTGCAATCCGCCGTTTGCGGCGCGCAAGCCGGGCACGGTCGGCATCGGCATGCCGCTGACCGAGTACAAAGTCGTCGATGTGGCGACTGGCACGCAAGAGCTGCCGCCAGGCGAAGTCGGCGAGCTGATTATCCGTGGACCGCAAGTGATGAAAGGCTATTGGAACATGCCGGAAGAAACGGCGGCGGCGCTGCGTGACGGATGGCTGTACACTGGCGATTTGGCTTCGATTGACGAGGAAGGGTATGTGACGATTGTCGACCGGAAAAAAGATCTGATCATCGCCGGCGGCTATAACATTTATCCGCGCGAAATCGAAGAAGTGCTGTACGAACATCCAGCGGTGAAAGAGGCGGCGGCAGTTGGTGTGCCTGATCCGTACCGCGGCGAAACGGTGAAGGCGATTATCGTTTTAAAAGATGGAATGCAGGCAAGCGAAGAAGAAATTCTTGCCCATTGCCGAAAAAACTTAGCGGCGTACAAAGTGCCGCGCATTGTCGAGTTCCGTGCCGAACTGCCGAAGACGAACGTCGGGAAAATTTTGCGCCGCGCCTTGCGTGAAGAAGCATCCCACTCGCAATAA
- a CDS encoding TetR/AcrR family transcriptional regulator, with protein MKEKIMAASIELFEQNGFSETSIQDIVDALGVTKGTFYYYFTSKEELLMDIHLRYIEGLLDEEERIISDKRRPLREKLYDIIFMLIHNVERQGREARIFFREMKHLSEEHLQKVKEKRDLFRYRLQSLIEEGMKSGELRCDLSPSIATLTVLGAANWSYQWFRPDGELTDAEVAKQMVEILLNGMSAPSVSKAE; from the coding sequence ATGAAGGAGAAAATTATGGCTGCCAGCATTGAGCTGTTTGAACAAAATGGGTTCAGCGAAACATCGATCCAAGACATCGTTGACGCCCTCGGGGTGACAAAAGGGACGTTTTATTACTATTTTACAAGCAAAGAAGAACTGTTGATGGATATTCACCTTCGCTACATTGAAGGGCTGCTTGACGAAGAGGAGCGCATTATAAGCGATAAACGGCGCCCGTTGCGGGAGAAGCTGTATGACATTATCTTCATGCTCATTCATAATGTCGAGCGGCAAGGAAGGGAAGCTCGCATTTTTTTTCGTGAAATGAAGCATTTGAGTGAGGAGCATTTACAAAAAGTAAAAGAAAAGCGCGATTTGTTCCGCTATCGGCTGCAGTCGTTGATTGAGGAAGGAATGAAAAGCGGTGAACTGCGCTGCGATTTGTCACCATCGATCGCCACGCTTACCGTTCTTGGGGCGGCCAATTGGAGCTACCAGTGGTTTCGCCCGGACGGAGAGCTGACCGATGCCGAGGTGGCGAAGCAGATGGTGGAGATTCTGCTTAATGGCATGAGCGCGCCGTCTGTCTCGAAAGCCGAGTGA
- a CDS encoding phosphotransferase family protein: protein MTAIIPVRKGEELPAGKLAKFLRTVLPDMPDGELEIQQFSAGRSNLTYLLRCGEWEAVLRRPPFGPVPPKAHDMKRESTWLSEIHPLFPLAPKPFYFCEDESVIGSPFFVMERRHGVVIDSDFPDGITPTEEVCRGISETMVETLVRIHQIDYTNTRLVQMVKPDGFMERQVHGWIQRYERAKTDDIPEAEALMKWLASHIPPQREATVIHYDFKLNNALFAKDDITKMVGLFDWEMSTVGDPLADLAVAMSYWIEEDDPPLIKSGFGRAPVTVRPGFYTREQFIEAYAKKSGRDVSDIHVYLTFAYFKLAVICQQIYYRYRRGQTNDERFRHFGQFVEALIEHAWQLATGR from the coding sequence ATGACAGCGATTATTCCAGTGCGCAAGGGGGAAGAACTGCCGGCAGGGAAGCTGGCCAAGTTTTTGCGCACGGTGCTGCCGGACATGCCGGATGGGGAGCTCGAGATCCAGCAATTTTCCGCCGGCCGGTCGAATTTGACGTATTTGCTCCGCTGTGGGGAGTGGGAGGCGGTGCTGCGCCGGCCGCCGTTTGGCCCGGTGCCGCCGAAAGCGCACGATATGAAGCGGGAGAGCACGTGGCTTTCTGAAATCCATCCGCTGTTCCCGCTCGCCCCGAAACCATTCTATTTTTGTGAAGACGAATCGGTGATCGGCAGTCCGTTTTTCGTCATGGAGCGGCGGCATGGCGTCGTGATTGACAGTGATTTTCCCGATGGCATCACTCCGACGGAGGAGGTTTGCCGTGGCATTTCCGAGACGATGGTCGAGACGCTTGTCCGTATCCATCAAATTGATTATACGAACACACGCCTCGTTCAGATGGTAAAGCCGGATGGGTTTATGGAACGGCAAGTGCACGGATGGATCCAGCGCTATGAGCGGGCCAAGACGGATGATATTCCGGAAGCCGAGGCGCTGATGAAGTGGCTCGCTTCTCATATTCCACCGCAGCGCGAAGCAACCGTAATCCATTACGATTTTAAGCTGAATAACGCTTTGTTTGCCAAAGACGACATCACCAAAATGGTTGGGCTGTTTGATTGGGAGATGTCGACGGTCGGGGATCCGCTTGCCGATTTGGCGGTGGCCATGAGTTATTGGATTGAGGAAGACGATCCTCCACTCATTAAAAGTGGGTTTGGCCGCGCGCCGGTCACCGTCCGTCCCGGTTTTTATACGCGCGAACAGTTTATTGAGGCATATGCCAAAAAAAGCGGCCGTGATGTGTCCGATATACACGTTTATTTAACGTTTGCCTACTTTAAATTAGCGGTCATTTGCCAGCAAATTTATTACCGCTACCGCCGCGGACAGACGAACGATGAGCGGTTTCGCCATTTTGGCCAGTTTGTCGAAGCGCTCATTGAGCATGCATGGCAGCTGGCGACAGGACGGTGA